One window from the genome of Paraconexibacter algicola encodes:
- a CDS encoding zinc-binding dehydrogenase encodes MRAATIRDGAVSVQEHPDPTPGAGEVLVRVRAAGLNGADLLQRKGFYPAPPGSPADIPGLELAGEVAQLGPGATRFAEGDRVMAIVGGGGQGELCVVHERQLMAVPEGLDWPGAGGVPEVFTTAHDAIFTQSGLVAGERLLVHGAAGGVGTAAVQLGAAAGAHVTATVRNPELRDRVAELGADVVLDPEGFADHGPFDVVLELVGGPNMPGNVQALNTGGRIVVIGVGGGGKAELNLLALMAKRGAIRASTLRARPLEEKALTARAMERSVLPLLARGALTVPVAETFPLERVHDAYERFAAGGKLGKIVLEL; translated from the coding sequence ATGAGAGCAGCGACGATCCGTGACGGTGCCGTGTCGGTGCAGGAGCACCCCGACCCGACCCCCGGCGCCGGGGAGGTCCTCGTCCGGGTCCGGGCCGCGGGCCTCAACGGCGCCGACCTCCTGCAGCGCAAGGGCTTCTACCCGGCCCCGCCCGGCTCCCCGGCCGACATCCCCGGCCTCGAGCTCGCCGGCGAGGTCGCACAGCTCGGCCCAGGCGCCACTCGTTTCGCCGAGGGCGACCGCGTCATGGCGATCGTGGGCGGCGGCGGTCAGGGCGAGCTGTGCGTCGTGCACGAGCGGCAGCTGATGGCCGTCCCCGAGGGCCTGGACTGGCCCGGGGCGGGCGGCGTGCCCGAGGTGTTCACGACCGCGCACGACGCGATCTTCACGCAGAGCGGCCTCGTCGCGGGCGAGCGGCTGCTCGTCCACGGCGCCGCGGGCGGGGTCGGCACCGCCGCCGTCCAGCTCGGTGCGGCCGCGGGCGCGCACGTCACCGCGACGGTCCGCAACCCCGAGCTGCGCGACCGGGTCGCCGAGCTCGGCGCCGACGTCGTCCTGGACCCCGAGGGGTTCGCCGACCACGGCCCGTTCGACGTCGTCCTCGAGCTCGTCGGCGGCCCCAACATGCCTGGCAACGTGCAGGCGCTGAACACCGGCGGGCGGATCGTCGTGATCGGCGTGGGCGGCGGCGGGAAGGCGGAGCTGAACCTGCTGGCGCTGATGGCCAAGCGGGGCGCGATCCGCGCCTCGACGCTGCGCGCCCGGCCGCTGGAGGAGAAGGCGCTGACCGCGCGGGCGATGGAGCGCAGCGTCCTGCCGCTGCTCGCCCGTGGCGCGCTCACCGTCCCGGTGGCCGAGACGTTCCCGCTGGAGCGGGTCCACGACGCCTACGAGCGGTTCGCGGCGGGCGGCAAGCTCGGGAAGATCGTCCTCGAGCTGTAG
- a CDS encoding DUF480 domain-containing protein, producing the protein MDPDAVELRVLGCLIEKQRTTPDQYPLSLNALRLACNQSTNRDPVVDYDEHTVREAAQRLGRRRWSRLASSSSSRTAKYRHLLDEALGIGQDELALLGVLLLRGPQTPGELKARSERLHRFADLDELLFTLQKLIGRGHVAKLERRPGQKEERYVQLLGGEEEAGADTTSVAGAPAPVTTPGAAVVSDAPTPAPTPVPTAAPAPADDARVAALEAQVARLQDDLAAVRGELRALREELGA; encoded by the coding sequence GTGGATCCCGATGCCGTCGAGCTCCGCGTCCTGGGCTGCCTGATCGAGAAGCAGCGCACGACGCCGGACCAGTACCCGCTGAGCCTCAACGCGCTGCGCCTGGCGTGCAACCAGTCGACGAACCGCGACCCGGTGGTCGACTACGACGAGCACACCGTGCGGGAGGCGGCCCAGCGGCTCGGGCGGCGGCGCTGGTCGCGGCTGGCGAGCAGCTCCTCGTCGCGGACCGCGAAGTACCGGCACCTGCTCGACGAGGCGCTCGGCATCGGGCAGGACGAGCTCGCGCTGCTCGGCGTGCTGCTGCTGCGCGGCCCGCAGACTCCGGGCGAGCTGAAGGCGCGCAGCGAGCGGCTGCACCGCTTCGCGGACCTCGACGAGCTGCTGTTCACGCTGCAGAAGCTGATCGGCCGGGGGCACGTCGCGAAGCTCGAGCGGCGCCCGGGGCAGAAGGAGGAGCGCTACGTGCAGCTGCTCGGGGGCGAGGAGGAGGCCGGGGCCGACACGACGTCCGTGGCCGGCGCGCCCGCGCCCGTGACGACGCCGGGTGCGGCGGTCGTGTCCGACGCGCCGACGCCCGCCCCCACCCCGGTCCCCACGGCCGCGCCCGCGCCCGCCGACGACGCGCGGGTCGCGGCCCTCGAGGCGCAGGTCGCGCGCCTGCAGGACGACCTCGCGGCCGTCCGCGGCGAGCTGCGCGCGCTGCGCGAGGAGCTCGGCGCCTGA
- a CDS encoding TVP38/TMEM64 family protein: protein MSLPPERASRTALLFTLGGMAALVALVLLVPDLRELAQAAFRGDTGLVRERLDELGVAGVLLLYAFMLVHIVVPYPSEIPSAASGYVYGFWAAVPIAMAGWTLSAIGTYYVGRYAGRPAIHRLVGEERARKAEAVVDRGGAGALLAARLIPLVPFSLIGYVAGATRVSLWRFVWTTVIGFLPLTIACVYLGSRLESLHPSDPRLWAALTPLLLAVAAGIWAHRRRTPVVDAET from the coding sequence GTGAGTCTCCCGCCCGAACGCGCCTCCCGGACCGCGCTGCTGTTCACGCTCGGCGGGATGGCAGCGCTCGTGGCGCTCGTCCTGCTCGTCCCCGATCTGCGCGAGCTGGCCCAGGCCGCCTTCCGCGGCGACACGGGCCTCGTGCGCGAGCGGCTGGACGAGCTCGGCGTCGCGGGCGTGCTGCTGCTCTACGCGTTCATGCTCGTCCACATCGTCGTGCCGTACCCGTCGGAGATCCCCAGCGCCGCCTCGGGCTACGTGTACGGGTTCTGGGCGGCCGTGCCGATCGCGATGGCCGGCTGGACGCTGTCGGCGATCGGCACCTACTACGTCGGGCGCTACGCGGGCCGGCCCGCGATCCACCGCCTCGTCGGCGAGGAGCGGGCCCGCAAGGCGGAGGCGGTCGTCGACCGCGGCGGCGCGGGAGCGCTGCTCGCCGCGCGGCTGATCCCGCTCGTCCCGTTCAGCCTCATCGGCTACGTCGCCGGCGCGACGAGGGTGTCGCTGTGGCGGTTCGTCTGGACGACCGTCATCGGGTTCCTGCCGCTGACCATCGCCTGCGTCTACCTCGGCTCGCGGCTCGAGTCGCTGCACCCGTCCGACCCGCGGCTGTGGGCCGCGCTCACGCCGCTGCTGCTCGCGGTCGCCGCCGGCATCTGGGCCCACCGCCGGCGTACGCCCGTCGTCGACGCCGAGACCTGA
- a CDS encoding TolB family protein: MAPRARWLALLTTAALGAAAPPAAAEVRSGSAPDPAGDSADPAPARDILGAQAGYDSAAGTFALRLTLAAPADASTRSFVFGFVGSEVSGGCGFAEGGTPTTRLGGGTVSGDGFVWNENAGTPTAPQPANAAYDGATVSASVTSPSLAGRPYTCVRVSLQEPGGSGTVYDSVALSVLPQSPTPQPTPTPPPTPQPSPTPVVTPPSPDADAPPVRGSDRTKRGRASGTVIYGICGKNLCRVDPRTRRLTTLYRARGKDEYQGVSASPSGRTLAFSYGDDVFRASRDGRGRTKIGEGIFPAVSPDGRNFAWIQYIVTPLCVPNIDLGLQCQYPLAPSLQRRGPGEADSTTVETLLGEFAWYRGRTFLAPEDPDEGEADFICELKDRTAGKDEGDCLRPVAVDPARFLSTPSVSPDGRYLAVVSEPVPADSSNAIRKGRIALYSPATGRFIRYLTSSRRDDTPIFSPDGRTVAFNRGKDLLTVPTRGGSPSLVKRNMALTGPSWAKRR, translated from the coding sequence ATGGCTCCCCGTGCGCGATGGCTGGCCCTCCTGACCACCGCCGCTCTCGGCGCCGCGGCGCCCCCGGCCGCCGCGGAGGTCCGCTCCGGGTCCGCCCCAGACCCGGCGGGCGACAGCGCCGACCCGGCCCCTGCCCGCGACATCCTCGGCGCGCAGGCCGGCTACGACAGCGCGGCCGGGACGTTCGCGCTGCGGCTCACCCTCGCCGCGCCCGCCGACGCGAGCACCCGCTCGTTCGTCTTCGGGTTCGTCGGCTCGGAGGTCAGCGGCGGCTGCGGCTTCGCGGAGGGCGGCACGCCGACCACGCGTCTGGGCGGCGGGACCGTGTCCGGTGACGGCTTCGTCTGGAACGAGAACGCCGGAACCCCGACCGCGCCGCAGCCCGCGAACGCCGCCTACGACGGGGCGACCGTGTCGGCCTCGGTCACCAGCCCGTCGCTCGCCGGCCGCCCCTACACGTGCGTGCGCGTCTCGCTGCAGGAGCCCGGCGGCTCGGGCACCGTCTACGACAGCGTCGCGCTCTCGGTCCTGCCGCAGTCCCCGACCCCGCAGCCCACCCCGACGCCCCCGCCGACCCCCCAGCCGTCCCCGACCCCGGTCGTCACGCCGCCCAGCCCCGACGCGGACGCCCCACCGGTCCGCGGCTCGGACCGCACGAAGCGCGGTCGCGCGTCCGGCACCGTCATCTACGGCATCTGCGGCAAGAACCTCTGCCGCGTCGACCCGCGCACCCGGCGCCTGACGACGCTCTACCGGGCCCGCGGCAAGGACGAGTACCAGGGCGTCTCCGCCTCCCCGAGCGGCCGGACGCTCGCCTTCAGCTACGGCGACGACGTCTTCCGCGCCTCGCGCGACGGGCGCGGGCGCACGAAGATCGGCGAGGGCATCTTCCCCGCGGTCAGCCCCGACGGCCGCAACTTCGCGTGGATCCAGTACATCGTCACGCCGCTGTGCGTGCCGAACATCGACCTCGGCCTCCAGTGCCAGTACCCGCTCGCGCCGTCGCTGCAGCGCCGCGGCCCCGGGGAGGCGGACTCGACGACCGTCGAGACCCTCCTCGGCGAGTTCGCCTGGTACCGGGGCCGCACGTTCCTCGCCCCCGAGGACCCCGACGAGGGCGAGGCCGACTTCATCTGCGAGCTGAAGGACCGCACCGCCGGCAAGGACGAGGGCGACTGCCTGCGACCGGTCGCCGTCGACCCGGCGCGGTTCCTGTCCACCCCGTCCGTCTCGCCGGACGGCCGCTACCTGGCGGTGGTCAGCGAGCCCGTCCCCGCGGACTCGAGCAACGCGATCCGCAAGGGTCGGATCGCGCTCTACAGCCCGGCGACCGGCCGCTTCATCCGCTACCTGACGAGCTCCCGGCGCGACGACACGCCGATCTTCAGCCCCGACGGGCGGACCGTCGCGTTCAACCGCGGCAAGGACCTGCTGACCGTGCCGACGCGGGGCGGCTCGCCGTCGCTGGTGAAGCGGAACATGGCCCTGACCGGCCCGAGCTGGGCGAAGCGCCGATGA
- a CDS encoding FkbM family methyltransferase — translation MPAHPARIARSRAYRLYTRFPPALRARLEADGATGVPLALVQRLVDRGPVEVAAGAARGVLLDPRAFPLTHVQAHGAVRGTLEPEVQEALRRTVAPGDVVYDIGANVGFFTLLAARLTGPGGHVVAFEPSPPAVAGLRANVALNGLAVTVREAAVAATPGRARLLQVGEHSWSHLEDRGHHPGTTAVVEVEVTTVDAEVAAGRPVPAVVKLDVEGSEVAALQGMARTLAEHRPALVIELHGTNHEVLDVLDDAGYRAENLEGPQPLRDAGPVHLLARPAR, via the coding sequence GTGCCGGCCCACCCCGCCCGCATCGCGCGCTCCCGCGCCTACCGCCTCTACACCCGCTTCCCGCCGGCGCTGCGCGCGCGCCTGGAGGCCGACGGCGCGACGGGCGTGCCCCTGGCGCTCGTGCAGCGGCTCGTCGACCGTGGACCGGTCGAGGTCGCGGCCGGCGCGGCCCGCGGCGTGCTGCTCGACCCGCGGGCATTCCCGCTCACCCACGTGCAGGCGCACGGGGCGGTGCGCGGGACGCTCGAGCCCGAGGTGCAGGAGGCGCTGCGGCGCACCGTCGCGCCCGGGGACGTCGTCTACGACATCGGGGCGAACGTCGGCTTCTTCACGCTGCTGGCCGCCCGGCTCACCGGTCCCGGCGGGCACGTCGTGGCGTTCGAGCCGTCCCCGCCCGCGGTCGCCGGGCTGCGCGCGAACGTCGCGCTGAACGGGCTCGCCGTCACGGTGCGGGAGGCCGCGGTCGCGGCGACGCCCGGGCGGGCAAGGCTGCTGCAGGTCGGCGAGCACAGCTGGTCGCACCTCGAGGACCGTGGCCACCACCCCGGCACGACCGCGGTCGTCGAGGTCGAGGTCACGACCGTCGACGCGGAGGTCGCCGCCGGCCGGCCCGTCCCCGCGGTGGTGAAGCTCGACGTCGAGGGGTCGGAGGTCGCGGCGCTCCAGGGGATGGCGCGGACGCTCGCCGAGCACCGCCCCGCGCTCGTGATCGAGCTGCACGGCACCAACCACGAGGTGCTGGACGTCCTCGACGACGCCGGCTACCGCGCCGAGAACCTCGAGGGCCCGCAGCCGCTGCGCGACGCGGGCCCGGTCCACCTGCTCGCGCGCCCCGCGCGCTGA
- the rlmD gene encoding 23S rRNA (uracil(1939)-C(5))-methyltransferase RlmD encodes MDAPAASRPQTGEELELTIDRLAHGGNGVARHGGGYVVFVQGAIPGDRVRAVVTKRNRRYAEARTLEILEPGPDRIEPVAHHPGAAWQVMPYAVQLAHKQEHVEDALRRIGKLDGFEMEEIVPAVEQWGYRNKLEYSFGVDATAPGGLVCGFHAPGSWETIVDGESKLGSARANAAREQVLAWARAEGLTAYDRRSTLGFLRNLVIREGRRTGQLQVRLVTSPGELDSASLEAAVPCDSLVWTQVDGTGETTQGGFSELVAGRPAIEEELSGLTFSISAEAFFQTNTEMAEKLYAVAAEYAGLKGWERVYDLFCGIGTIGLVLSQRAGEVWGLEIIEQAIEDAIANARANEVSNAQFFAGDVRLALRELAEKAKKPELVVVDPPRAGLSQKVVRRIVETAPKRIVYVSCNPTTLAPNAAQLVEAGYVLRRVRPVDMFPQTPHIECVALLEAGPGGVQNPARD; translated from the coding sequence ATGGACGCCCCCGCCGCATCCCGCCCCCAGACCGGGGAGGAGCTCGAGCTCACGATCGACCGGCTCGCCCACGGCGGCAACGGCGTCGCGCGCCACGGTGGCGGCTACGTCGTCTTCGTCCAGGGCGCGATCCCGGGCGACCGGGTCCGCGCCGTCGTCACGAAGCGCAACCGCAGGTACGCGGAGGCGCGCACGCTCGAGATCCTCGAGCCGGGCCCCGACCGCATCGAGCCGGTCGCCCACCACCCGGGCGCCGCCTGGCAGGTCATGCCCTACGCGGTCCAGCTCGCGCACAAGCAGGAGCACGTCGAGGACGCTCTGCGGCGCATCGGCAAGCTCGACGGCTTCGAGATGGAGGAGATCGTCCCGGCGGTCGAGCAGTGGGGCTACCGCAACAAGCTCGAGTACTCGTTCGGCGTCGACGCGACCGCCCCGGGCGGGCTCGTCTGCGGCTTCCACGCCCCCGGCTCGTGGGAGACGATCGTCGACGGCGAGTCGAAGCTCGGCTCGGCGCGCGCGAACGCCGCGCGCGAGCAGGTGCTCGCCTGGGCGCGGGCGGAGGGCCTGACCGCCTACGACCGCCGCTCGACGCTCGGGTTCCTGCGCAACCTCGTGATCCGCGAGGGCCGTCGCACCGGGCAGCTGCAGGTCCGCCTCGTCACCTCCCCCGGGGAGCTCGACAGCGCGTCGCTGGAGGCGGCGGTGCCGTGCGACTCGCTCGTCTGGACGCAGGTCGACGGGACGGGCGAGACGACGCAGGGCGGCTTCTCCGAGCTCGTCGCGGGCCGCCCCGCGATCGAGGAGGAGCTCAGCGGCCTGACGTTCTCGATCAGCGCCGAGGCGTTCTTCCAGACGAACACCGAGATGGCCGAGAAGCTCTACGCGGTCGCCGCCGAGTACGCGGGCCTGAAGGGCTGGGAGCGCGTCTACGACCTGTTCTGCGGCATCGGGACGATCGGGCTGGTGCTGTCGCAGCGCGCGGGCGAGGTCTGGGGCCTGGAGATCATCGAGCAGGCGATCGAGGACGCGATCGCCAACGCGCGCGCCAACGAGGTCTCCAACGCGCAGTTCTTCGCCGGGGACGTGCGGCTCGCGCTCCGCGAGCTGGCGGAGAAGGCGAAGAAGCCGGAGCTCGTCGTGGTCGACCCGCCGCGCGCCGGCCTGTCGCAGAAGGTCGTGCGGCGGATCGTCGAGACCGCGCCGAAGCGGATCGTCTACGTCAGCTGCAACCCGACGACGCTCGCCCCCAACGCGGCCCAGCTCGTCGAGGCCGGCTACGTGCTGCGCCGGGTGCGGCCGGTCGACATGTTCCCGCAGACGCCGCACATCGAGTGCGTCGCGCTGCTGGAGGCCGGGCCGGGCGGCGTGCAGAACCCCGCGCGGGACTGA